Below is a genomic region from Candidatus Ozemobacteraceae bacterium.
TTCACGGAGCTGATGCAGAACGCGATCGAGCATGGAAACTGCGGCATCAGTTACGCGGAAAAGACCGCGTGGCTCGAGAACGGAGGCGACATCCAGGAGCTGATTGACCGGCGGTGCGAAGACCCGGCGATCGCCTCCCGTCGCGTGCGGTTCGAATACGAGGTCACCGCCCCGTTCACCTCCTTCCTGATTGCCGACGAAGGAGCCGGTTTCGACTGGCAGAACCGTCTCGAGGGCTCGGAAGGCGGCACCGGCCTGCAGCTTCATGGGCGGGGACTTCAGATGGTGAAGCAACTCGTGCAGGATCTCGAGTTCAACGAACCCGGGAACGAAGTCCGGTTCAAAGTTCCTCACCAGATCGCCGTCGCGAATATGGCTCCCGGCCTGTTTCGGAACCGATGCCCTATCGTGTTCACCCCCGGGGAAACCGTCTTTCGGGAGGGCGAACCATCAGATAGTTTATACTATATTATGAAAGGCCGTTTTTCGGTGAACGTGCATGGAAAGACCGTCGCGACGCTCGGCCCGGCGGACCTGTTCGTCGGGGAAATGTCCTTCCTGCTGAACCGCCGCCGGACGGCCACCGTCACGGCGGAAACGGCCGGAAGCCTGCTCAGCATCTCGCGACGGGAGTTCGTCGAAGCCATCCGGGAAAAGCCGCAGTATGCGCTGGTTCTCTCCCGGCTTCTCGCGCAGCGCCTGGAGCGCCAGAATCAGCATCGGGCGGACGTGTGAGCTCCCACCGTCCGGCGATCAATCCGAGGGCAGCCCCCTTTCGGCTGCATCCATGCTGTCCAGCATCGCTCGGGAGTCCCGGATACAATCACCGATGAACGACAGTCCGAAGGCTTCCTCGCGTTCATTGAAGGAATACGGAAGAAACCCTTCGAAATTCAACCGGTCACCCTCTTCGATCCAGTTCTTCGAGCATCGGATATATCCTTTCCTGATCGCCCGCTCGTAAATGTGTTTCGTCCCTTTCGGGACGAAATGTTCTATGCAGGAAGTCTGCTTCTGAAGGGGAACTTCACTCATTTCCTGGTAACAATGCTTGAACCGGCACAGAACGGACTCGAACAACGCTTCCTTGTCCAAGGCGGTCAGTTCAGGCCGATTTCCGGCATTCAGAAGGTTCTCATACTGTTTCTCGAGCCTCGCAAGCGCTGCTTTCGCGCGATTCAGGCTCACCCGTAGCACAACCATGCGTTTTTCCTATATGGCATAATATATCCGAGGCATTTCGTGAAGTCGTGTCGACACGGTCATCGTGCGTGGGTGTACTCACGGCAGCGGTCGCAGACGATCGGGGCGCCGGGCAACGGGACGCCGCCCCGGAAGATGGCTCTCGCCCGTTGATACTTCACGCTATTGAATATGGCGCGGATGGTCTCGCGGTTCGCGTTTCCGAAATCGTCGCTCGTCTCGAACGTGCGGCAGCAGGGAGCCACCCCGCCGTCGGGATTCACGGTGATCGTTTCGTAGAGCCAGAAACACGCGTGTTCCGACAGAGGCTTCTCGGGGGAAAACTCGTACCGGTACGGCGTGCGCGCATCCGGCAGCCACGCCCGTTCGGGGCCGGGCGCGCGGCCGGTCCAGGGCGAGTCGGCCAGCTCGAGGGGCATGAACCGCACGCGGTCGACGCCGGTTTTCGACGCGAGATCGGTGATGCGGTCGAGCTGGTCCTGGTTGTAGGCGGTGACCAGCGACTGCCACTCGACGCGCAGGCCGGTGCGACCCTGGCGCTGCCTCTCGGCGAGCAGGAAGCGGATGTTCTCCATCGCCCGGTCGAACGAGGCGCCGATGCGGTAGCGACCGTAGGATTCGGCGTCGTAGCCGTCCATCGAGATGATCAAGTAATCGAGATTCGAATCGAGCAGTTCGAGCGCCTTTTCCCGGCCGAGCAGCTGGACGTTGGTACTGAGGTTCGTGGCCAGGCCGCGCCGGTTGGCCTCGCGGATCATGTCGAACAGGCGGGGGTTCAGCAGGGGCTCGCCCCAGTTGAAGAACCAGATCCGGATCGCCCAGGGCGAGAGTTCGCGCAGAACCTTGAGATACAGGTTCCAGGGCATGTCGCCTTTCGGGCGGCCCTTCAGGCCGAGGCCGGTCGGGCACAGCGGGCATCGCAGGTTGCACCGGTTCGTCGGGTCGGTGACGAGCACGTACGGATACCCTGGCACGGTCAGGGTTCTGAACCTGGCGCACAGCTCGTTGACGAGAAAATTGAACCACCGCGCAGGCGTGGGATTCTTCGTGACGATCTGGAAATGTCGCTTCATGTCTTCCAGCCGGTCACGCCAGGTGCCGATCCAGTTCCAGGTCACGGCTCGCTCCTTTCCGCCGATGCAGGTGCGCCCATTATACCCGATCAATTCCGGGGACGTGATACCAAACTCAATTTCAGTGACGTGATATCAAGACACCTATTGAGTCCTGCAGAATGAAAACCAACCGTTCGCCCTGAGCCTGTCGAAGGGCGAAATGAGGAACCATCGGCAAGTGGCTGTTCGTGCTTCGACAAGCTCAGCACGAACGGAGACACGAAGCTGGTTTTTGATATGCAAGGCTCAAAAAATCCATGAATCATGGGAGAAAAGCATTGAATCTCTCTGACACGGTCTCTTTTTCTGAATTCGATATCACGTCCCCCGAATTCGCGGTTATGGGGATTTCCAGGTTAGGAGGGCGCATTGGGGGTCGGAATAGACGGGGGTGAGGCACTTTTGGAAGAATTCTTCCTGGATTTTTCGGAAGCCTTCGCTGTCGATGTTCGCATACAGGGCGGCTGCGTGCCGGGGGAGATAGATGTAGGCGATGCCCTGTTCCTTCAGCAGGCGCTCGGCTTCGGCGGCCGAGCCGCTCCTGTACAGGAAATTGATGAAGTGGTGCGGAAGAAGGCCCGTCCAGAGGTGCGGTCGGCGGAGATGGTAGGTGCGCTCCTCGAGCAGGACGAGAATCTTTCCTTCACCGGTCAGGTGACGATTCGCCCAGTCGAAACAGGCGTAAAAAGGGAATTTCGAGGCGAGGAACCGGTCGGCCGGCATCGCCCCGGACACGGCGGGTTCGACGCGTGCAATCCGGTTCAGCCCGTACGAAGCCGTCCAGGTGCAGGACACGATCCCGAGAAGCATCCAGAACGCAAGTCGGCGGGGAGGCAATGCGAAGACCATCAAGGGAGCCGCCCAGGCCAGAAGCGCAACGAGAGGCAGCAGAAACCTGATCTGGTGGCTTCCCAGCAGCCAGATTCCCAGCAACCACACGGCGCAGGCGAGAATGGCCCGTAAATCGGCCCCGCACTCCTCGCCGAGATCGGAAGAGGTGCGTGCCGGGGTTTCGGATATGCGGAAACCGAAGGCGTGCGAGAGAAGCAGAAGTCCGAACACCAGGACGAGAGGGCTCAACTGCCCGTCAAAATACTTTAGTGGATATATATCAGAGTGAAAGTGACCGTGAATGATGACGTTCCACGGCACAAGCAGGAGGTTTTCTATCTCGTGGCCCATGCCGAAGCGATCGGTGAACGCCTCATACGAGAAGTCGATCAGGTCCTTCGAGCCGGCGGGAAGGCGATCGAACGGCAGGCCGGGAAGCCCGGGCTTTGCCTGAAACACGCCGGAAGCGTGGGGATACAGCGGATTTCCGGTCATGACCAGGTTTCGCCAGTAGAACGGTCCGGCGCCGAGGCCGAGAGAAATCAGCCCCCCGGCCAGCAGAGCGGAACAAGCCTTCCAGGGGATTTTTCCGCGGCGTACAAGATCGTATGCGAGAATCGCGACAACGGGCAGAAGGGCAAGACCGAGATACTTCGTCGCCGGCAGCAGTCCGGCCAGCAGCCCCGCTATACGGCATGTCGAGGCTTCGGAACGGAGTCCGGAAGATCCGAGCAGCGTGAGGATGGCCACGAACACCAGGCACTGGAAAGGTTCGACGTAGGATGAGCCGGCGAGAAATACCAGCTCGGGATTCGACACCCAGGCCAGAAGCCCCACCGTTCCGGAAAGGCCATAGGTTCTCGCCATCAGAAGGCCGGCCCCGGTCAGGAACAGCAGATTGCCGAGACCGCCCAGGAGATCCCCGGTAAGAAGCCGAAGCCAGGCCAGGAAAGCGGCGTGAGCCAGGGGCCTGTAGGTGTTGAGTTGCGGCGACGGCTGCCAGAGCGTTCCGGTTTCGCTGAACTCGCGAATCGCCTGGAGATGATACACATGATCGTCGTGAGCGGTTGAAGGGGCGAGGGCACACACCCCGGCCATGACGCCGAACGCCAGCAGAACGAGCCAGGATGCCCCGTGGATACCCGCAAGAATCGACCCGTTCCCGGCACGGGGAAGGCGGATTGCAGCAACGAGAGGAACGAGCAGGAGCAGAGCGGTTACCGGCCGCAGGAAGCCGAGGGTCAGCAGGGCGACACTGCCCAGGGTCAGCCAGACCAGGCCGACGGAGAATCTCGCGACGGGACATGCCGATGAGGAGCGGAAAAGCGCGAGCACGCCCCTGCCGATCCATTCCATCGTCTGGATGCCCGCGACGCATGCGGCGAACGCGAGGGCGCCCTTTCCCAGGATGTACGGCAGGCCAGACGGGTCTGCCAGCGCCAT
It encodes:
- a CDS encoding cyclic nucleotide-binding domain-containing protein is translated as MGTIPFFSPDPELFREFAALLPADLAEYFDLAHLDTPARANEFLSLEFPELVVIDFRDPAAGGMEILAHLRSDPWMLSCGILTIQQRVNTAAEVPELQAANFLVGLPQGRLADLVPRILRILHQNAGMLVQRFVALDLAATLVDQFSIENEPLVAMCHANMIVNYLYNLHRISDKTKLELTLVFTELMQNAIEHGNCGISYAEKTAWLENGGDIQELIDRRCEDPAIASRRVRFEYEVTAPFTSFLIADEGAGFDWQNRLEGSEGGTGLQLHGRGLQMVKQLVQDLEFNEPGNEVRFKVPHQIAVANMAPGLFRNRCPIVFTPGETVFREGEPSDSLYYIMKGRFSVNVHGKTVATLGPADLFVGEMSFLLNRRRTATVTAETAGSLLSISRREFVEAIREKPQYALVLSRLLAQRLERQNQHRADV
- a CDS encoding radical SAM protein; the protein is MTWNWIGTWRDRLEDMKRHFQIVTKNPTPARWFNFLVNELCARFRTLTVPGYPYVLVTDPTNRCNLRCPLCPTGLGLKGRPKGDMPWNLYLKVLRELSPWAIRIWFFNWGEPLLNPRLFDMIREANRRGLATNLSTNVQLLGREKALELLDSNLDYLIISMDGYDAESYGRYRIGASFDRAMENIRFLLAERQRQGRTGLRVEWQSLVTAYNQDQLDRITDLASKTGVDRVRFMPLELADSPWTGRAPGPERAWLPDARTPYRYEFSPEKPLSEHACFWLYETITVNPDGGVAPCCRTFETSDDFGNANRETIRAIFNSVKYQRARAIFRGGVPLPGAPIVCDRCREYTHAR